The Neodiprion lecontei isolate iyNeoLeco1 chromosome 2, iyNeoLeco1.1, whole genome shotgun sequence genome segment accaaaaaaaaaaaccgacgtGTCCCTCTTTTCCTGCAGTTTTGAGAAATACCCACTCTTTTATTCTCTCTGTGTGAGAATTTTGGAAGTACGTACAGCAAAATCGAGACCAAAATAGATATCGTAATCCAGCAAGTATCATAAAAAATGTGTCTTGGAGTCCCTCTgttaacaatatttttaactcGTTCTACAAATCTTTCGcgattcgaaaaaatgatcgcCTAAGCGGAATGCAGATATAATGAGAGTGCGACTATTGGCTCAAGTTTATCAACACAGCTTCACGTTATACACGGAGAAATTACCGAGAATATTGTGCTGTGTAAAAATGTGCCTTTATCCTATAAGACGTTGTCATTTCTGGGTGTTAATTCTATAACATTGTTACTCGTCTACCCGCAAGTTTAAATCTCATGCATGAGAATTTCGAAGCAACGTTTGTTGTAAGATAAAAGGTATATTCTGTATATGATCAGCTGTCATCCAATTAGAAACTTTGTTAAAGGTATTCAATCAGTCGCGCACGAGTTGCTTTGACTCTAGTTTTACTAGGATACAAATTCCAATGTATAGTCAACTGGTGCGAGTTAACAATAAGATACAGGCATGGACATAATATCGTGCTGTTTCTCggtatgaattgaaaaaaaagttttacccgAACGTACCGAACATGGACAAAGGAGCAGCAAAAAATTACATACTCCACTTTCTACGAATTTCGATACATAAATTTCTTTACCACAAACTGGATTGAAATGGCCATTACTTAACTCTTCGAGTCATATACCATTGTGctgagtcaacttttataacaagatagtattctaaggtttttggggtcactaATTACGAATCAGAAATGaagatttcgaaattcaagatggcgcaTACAATATGgtgaacgaaattttttaatttcatcgaatACGGTCAAAAAACTCTATGTACGGGTTTCCGGGGCTGCTGATTGAATTTGCcatattgaatttgaaaaatacgattttagattcgtaatcagcgaccccaaaaaccctgGATAGAGTTTTTTCACCggattcgatcaaatttgaaatttttgttcaacgtattggatccaccattttcaattattaaaatCCAATTTCtaattcgtaatcagtgacctcgaaatttataaattatgtaaCACATGGAAATGGTGAGGGGTTAAGTTTCTCAGAAacgaattattccttcaattttcacgatttttgtcaatcaatttgtttctaacaataataatttacattgtATCTTgataattactctcgagtattgaaaatctCTCAgtatactatcagaaataATAGAAAcccgcaaagaaatatgttgaagagttttctaaatatacaaaaaatggatataaaatagatggtaagaatacttaacaatatgactcaaagggttaacaAGTGCTTTAATCGTTTTTCTGACAACTTCCATACATATCACATCGTTATCATGCTGCAAGTTGATTTACAAATTCAACTGGGTGTGAACGCTGTTGGGTAGTGGTTACTACGGCTGTGCAATATTTCGGTgtaccgaattttttttcgatatctttgtttcaaaatatttcggTATCAAGATCAGCTTTCAATACCGACGCCGAAATCTTGATATCATCATACCGAAAGTCGAAACTACCGATGACAAAATACGGAAATATCGAAATACCAAAATATTACAATCACAACTCTCGATTGCCGCGACCGTAATATCGAATTGCAGCAATGAAAAAACCGAATATTCCATGCTTTTGCGGCACTTCCTCTACATTGCCTACTACGAATAATCTTCGGATAATATGTATTTTCACAGTAATACTACCATCTTCTTAAATCATAGTAGTTGGTATATTTGAGTATTTGACTACAGTTGACCGGACTTGAAGGGGTTAGTGACAGgtaatttcagtttttcgGTATTTCAcctttattataatatttcatcggCATTCGGGTATCTTATTGATAATTTGGTGTTTTATCGATGTTTTAGTATTTTATCGGCAAAACAATATGTCGATAATCACCGACACGAAGGCAGATAAAACAAacattttcgaaactttttgaGACGGCCCTAcggctgaattttttttaatattggcGAATTACCTAGAACATCACATTTGCAGTAGTGGGGCAGAATTATTCACCGATCTGTGGAAGTTGATGTCACACAATCTGGTTTTACTCTTCAGTGAAACTTTGTCGAGAGCAGCATTTCTGCCCTATTGTAATATATCTCGTCTGACCGACGCGTTTTGACTCTAATATTACAAGAAACATTCCATGCCATGTGTATAGAATCCAGGAGAATTCCTTAATGCCATAGTCAAActttgaattataatttaagtTGAACACtctttaatattaatttttttcacgcgcTCAGCGATTTTCTCGAAACCCGTTCTTCGAGAGCGTATACTAGtcaaggaataaaaattttttagtttcCCAACGGCGAAACAAACGGTTTATTGTTCTAATTTCAAggtagaaaatatttgaaaaattggttacCGTGTTcagattttattcaagttttaaagtggttcgtttttttttttttttttggtcaccCTGTAATGTAGTTTTACCTGAGCCTTAACGGTCATTAATAAATTGCACAAATTCTGTTTTGACATCAAATTTTGACGTGTTTGTTTAAGCTCAACTTTGGGGTGTTCATCATTCTCGTTATCAGGCCGCGAGTTCGTGCAGTACTGGTCAATTATGAAAAGCCATTCCCTCATCGTTTTCCAGTACGCGAAGTATCTCGTGTCGCATTCACGCAGTATTCGGATGTGCCCATGCTGAGCTTGGAAGAAATACAAGAAGGTTTCCCGTTTCTGAAAATACAATCTGATAACGTTGCTGATCGTGCAAATACGAGACGCTCCTTCAATACTAGACCACagtatgtattttattatgtGCCGACGGAATTCCCCTCAAATTCTGGTGGTATCTCGGATTTCCACCATAGCCATGGCAATCCCAAGCCAGTCCCGGTATCAGATAAACGTTACTCTTTGAGAGATGAAATCAATCGTAGCTTACAAGGTAAAACGGTTCATTCGAAGGAGTTGACAAGAAAAACTGAGCCAGTTAATTCCAGATTTGACAAGAAACTCATAATCCCTAAAACTGAGGGTTCAATGGGATTCGCAGGTTTATTGAAGGAGAATCTACAGCGACATGAACGATACAGAAAACGGTATAATGATGAAAGAGACAAAGAATTCGAGTCTACTACCAAGACGATTAACAGTGATAATCAGTTTGTATATGTaccaaacaaaaaatttaatgatagAGACTTCTCGGATAAAACACACATTTTGCAAATCTCAGAGACTAGAGCCATACCTAATCGATCGTACCCTAGAGTCCCATCTCGTTACGTACAGCCACCAATGGTGGAGTACGAGAACAAGAAGTTTTGGGTAAAGAACAAGCGGAAATCCAAACGACCAACGGTCGACTCGGCCACAAACGAAGAGAGGTTGAAAAATCACAGAAACGCGAGtcagaaaaaatcaaaagaaacAAGTCCAGTAAATAAAACACACTTGAAAAATCACCGTCCAGTATATGACAGAGAGCATGATCCGGAGGAACTCACCGAGGTAACGCATTAAGATGAGACGCACATAACTTACACTTTATAAGATTGAATCAACTTTATAATATTGCGAGTTACTCGTGGATATACGATTGGAAATTCTCATTCAgtaatatatgaaaaaaaagaaaa includes the following:
- the LOC107219782 gene encoding uncharacterized protein LOC107219782 isoform X1, which translates into the protein MISAKSLLNFGVFIILVIRPRVRAVLVNYEKPFPHRFPVREVSRVAFTQYSDVPMLSLEEIQEGFPFLKIQSDNVADRANTRRSFNTRPQYVFYYVPTEFPSNSGGISDFHHSHGNPKPVPVSDKRYSLRDEINRSLQGKTVHSKELTRKTEPVNSRFDKKLIIPKTEGSMGFAGLLKENLQRHERYRKRYNDERDKEFESTTKTINSDNQFVYVPNKKFNDRDFSDKTHILQISETRAIPNRSYPRVPSRYVQPPMVEYENKKFWVKNKRKSKRPTVDSATNEERLKNHRNASQKKSKETSPVNKTHLKNHRPVYDREHDPEELTESSTNGKAERLHRRPKEDPKDTLTLSQDGDRVEFQIHGHEGPETYIFGYDTGDGKNRHFRLEERLRDGSVKGHYGYYDANGKLKMVEYKVRPIGGYVEKHHKSNDHESDQTSNTKM
- the LOC107219782 gene encoding uncharacterized protein LOC107219782 isoform X2, with translation MLSLEEIQEGFPFLKIQSDNVADRANTRRSFNTRPQYVFYYVPTEFPSNSGGISDFHHSHGNPKPVPVSDKRYSLRDEINRSLQGKTVHSKELTRKTEPVNSRFDKKLIIPKTEGSMGFAGLLKENLQRHERYRKRYNDERDKEFESTTKTINSDNQFVYVPNKKFNDRDFSDKTHILQISETRAIPNRSYPRVPSRYVQPPMVEYENKKFWVKNKRKSKRPTVDSATNEERLKNHRNASQKKSKETSPVNKTHLKNHRPVYDREHDPEELTESSTNGKAERLHRRPKEDPKDTLTLSQDGDRVEFQIHGHEGPETYIFGYDTGDGKNRHFRLEERLRDGSVKGHYGYYDANGKLKMVEYKVRPIGGYVEKHHKSNDHESDQTSNTKM